Below is a window of Corynebacterium kalinowskii DNA.
ACAACCATGCCGGCTGCAATAGCCATCAATGTACCCAGTCCGGCGATAATGAGGAGCACCATGCCGAGGGAACTGACCAACGTGTAGGTCGGGCCGAGGTCTTGCGAGAGAACAACGGTTGAACCGGCCGGATTATTCATGGCAATGACGCGCTCATCACCCTGATTTCGCAGGGTCATGCTGGTCTCGCCACGAATTACTTGGCCTTCAACAACGAGGACGATGTCATCACCGATTCCCTGCGCGGCACCAGGAGGGAAAAATTGGATCTGAATGTCTGGATTGTAGTTTTTGAACACCGCCAGTTCGCGATGGATTTCTTTTTGAAACTCCGGGTCTTCGCTCCTCGTGAGCACCGACTGCGCGGTCGTCGTGAGGTTGCTGTCGACTGTGCGGTTGAGGGATGTAGACACCGTCCAATAGGCAACGATAGTCATGACACTCACCGCGGCAGCAACCATTACCGCAGTGACGATCGCCAACTGCCAGCGCAATGGAGCTTTGCTCCAGGAACTGCGCTGCCAATTGTCCCTAGGTAGCGGCACGTCCTCCGCCGCTGGATTCGTGAGAATCACTGCGCATTCTCACGCAATACATATCCGACGCCACGAGCAGTGTGGATCAGACGGGATTCTCCTTCCGCCTCGGTCTTGCGACGCAAATACCCAATGTAAACTTCCAGGGCATTACCGGACGTTGGGAAATCGTAACCCCACACTTCTTCCAAGATCAGGGTGCGACTCAGCACCCGACGAGGGTTCGACAACAGCAACTCAAGCAATGCAAACTCGGTGCGAGTCAGGCTGATTTGACGCTCACCACGGTAGACCTCGCGGGTCTCGGTGTTGAGACGTAGATCTTCGAAAACAAGCTCTGCGCTCTGCTCTTCTGCGCCGTTAGACTCATTGAAAGAGCGACGTAGCAGCGAACGAACTCGAGCCAGGAGCTCCTCAAGGGCGAATGGTTTCGGGAGGTAGTCGTCAGCACCCGCATCCAGGCCAGCAACTCGGTCCGAGACACCATCACGAGCAGTCAAGACGAGGATTGGCCGATTGTCGCCACCGCTACGGAGCGTGCGGCACACTTCAAGTCCGTCCAGAATGGGCATCATCACGTCGAGGATGACCAGATCTGGTTGCTCTTTATGGATCATTTCGAGTGCAGCAGCGCCATTGTCGGCCAAGTGCACCTCGTATCCATTGAAGGAGAGGGAGCGACGCAGGGACTCGCGAACGGCCTGTTCGTCATCGACAACAAGGAGTTTCATGGGGTTATTCGCCTGACTAGATAAATGAGATGGTCCGAATACTCGGTTTTGTCTGTATATTCTAAAGCATCAACATAAGTAAAAGCCGACCCAATCCTTAAAAGTGTTATCAGGATTGAATCGGCTTTAAATTTTTAGCCAGAATTCGCTAAAAGCTTAGAACTGCTCTACGTCTACAAGACCGAGCTGAGCTGCCTTGACCAGGCGACGTGGGATCTGAACCTCACGGCCATCGATCTTGACGGTCTGGAGGGCGACATTGTCAGCCTTCCACTGGGAACGACGTGCGTGGGTGTTTGCACGCGACATACGACGCTTTGGAACTGCCATTTTGTTTTCCCTCCTTCTTTACTTGGTCTTCTTACGGCGCGCGAGTGCACCGTAACGCTGGTTGAACTTCTCGACGCGGCCAGCGGTGTCCATGACACGCTGCGCACCGGTCCAGAATGGGTGAGATTCGCTGGTGACGTCAACGACGATGAGTGGGTACTCGTTGCCGTCTTCCCACTCGATGGTGCGCTCGCCCTTGGCGGTGGACTTGGTCAGGAACTTAAAGCCCGTACCTGCGTCCTGGAATACCACTGGGTGGTAATCCGGGTGGATATCCTTCTTCATATTTTTATTCCCTCAGGATTGAACTTCAGGTCGCTTCTGCATGGCCATTATTTAAGGCGGCCACCGATCGTGCCTGAGTTGGGATTGTCAAAGTACAGCTGACAAAAGTCAGCACCGCAAAGACTATACACCCTGCTGAAGTCAGGAAGAAATTACATTTGCTTGCCGACGACGCTTCCCGAATTTCAACAGTCCCACAGCCACCACGAGGTACCCCGTTCCGATCACTACCCAGTCAATGGCGACCATACTGGACGGCATCACAAACGCAGAAAGTACCGTGCCCACGTGAAATCCGCCGTGGATTCCTGCAGCCTGCCAGAAGTTTCCTGTCTGCATGACCAGCGTTCCCGCGAGCAATCCGAAGCCGAGCGGCAGCATCAGATAAAGGAAGCGATCGAGTGTGCTTTGCTGTCCGCCATTGGAAATGAGGTGAATGACGGTGAATACGGCCGTCGTGAAGGCAAGTGTAACTTTCGGCCGCTGTGGCAACAGCTGAAACAGCCAGCCGCGAAACAGCAGCTCTTCTGGAATCCCCTGCAAGAAAAAGGCTCGCCCCAGAATGAAGACGGTGAATGTCAACCAGGTCGCTTCACCTAGTTGCGATCCATCGATAACTTCGCGCGGTGCATTCGGAAACAAAGACGTGGAAAGCGCTCGCGTTGCGACGACAATTGCCGCGCTCAGCAGCGTGCCAACGGCGAGCCCACTTGCCCACTTCCGGTGGAAACGCATTCCCGTGATGCTGAATGGGCGGCGCTCAACCAGCTTGATCCACGTTGCGACGGCAGCCCACACCAGCAGGAACACAATAATGAAGATTGCCGACACAGCCCACAATTGTTGATAGTGGCTGAGATTATCGCTGGGCACCACCTTGTAGACGATCGCGCCGGCGGCGATATTCGCGCCAAATAGGATGCCCACTGCCACGATGCTGCGCAAGGCCAGCCCCCACCAGGTGGGTGGCACCAAGGGCTTAGGAAGAGATGGTGTAGTCATGCTTTTAGTCTCTGACGGCTTCCCCCTGACGGCCACGCCCTCCAGTCATGACAACCCATGACCGTGGTCATGAGTTTTTGCACTGCCTGCTACCTACACTCGAAGGTATGGCTGGTCGTTCCTTCCGCAACAGCGTCATTGACCCCAAACTTTTCGACGCTTTTTTCTACATCACCATTGCCCTTTATCTACGCGTCTTTGGATATGTCGAGGACACCCTCGGATGGGTCCTTTCTGTT
It encodes the following:
- a CDS encoding response regulator transcription factor, yielding MKLLVVDDEQAVRESLRRSLSFNGYEVHLADNGAAALEMIHKEQPDLVILDVMMPILDGLEVCRTLRSGGDNRPILVLTARDGVSDRVAGLDAGADDYLPKPFALEELLARVRSLLRRSFNESNGAEEQSAELVFEDLRLNTETREVYRGERQISLTRTEFALLELLLSNPRRVLSRTLILEEVWGYDFPTSGNALEVYIGYLRRKTEAEGESRLIHTARGVGYVLRENAQ
- the rpmF gene encoding 50S ribosomal protein L32 gives rise to the protein MAVPKRRMSRANTHARRSQWKADNVALQTVKIDGREVQIPRRLVKAAQLGLVDVEQF
- a CDS encoding type B 50S ribosomal protein L31, with the translated sequence MKKDIHPDYHPVVFQDAGTGFKFLTKSTAKGERTIEWEDGNEYPLIVVDVTSESHPFWTGAQRVMDTAGRVEKFNQRYGALARRKKTK
- a CDS encoding CPBP family intramembrane glutamic endopeptidase, coding for MTTPSLPKPLVPPTWWGLALRSIVAVGILFGANIAAGAIVYKVVPSDNLSHYQQLWAVSAIFIIVFLLVWAAVATWIKLVERRPFSITGMRFHRKWASGLAVGTLLSAAIVVATRALSTSLFPNAPREVIDGSQLGEATWLTFTVFILGRAFFLQGIPEELLFRGWLFQLLPQRPKVTLAFTTAVFTVIHLISNGGQQSTLDRFLYLMLPLGFGLLAGTLVMQTGNFWQAAGIHGGFHVGTVLSAFVMPSSMVAIDWVVIGTGYLVVAVGLLKFGKRRRQANVISS